The following is a genomic window from Nocardioides thalensis.
AGGCGAGCTCGGCGCCCACGTCGTCTCCGACGGCGGGACCCGCCCGTTCCGCGCGCACTTCCGTGACCCCTCGTTCAACAACCTCCAGGCCATGGGCGTGATGAGCGAGGGCAGCATGATCGCCGACGTGATCGTCGCGATCGCCAGCATCGACCCCGTGATGGGAGGCGTCGACAGGTAATGGCGCTCGACGACAAGACGATCAGCGAGCTTCGCGAGATCGCGGACCGCTACCCGGAGAAGCGCTCCGGCCTGCTGCCGATGCTCCACCTGGCGCAGTCGGTCGAGGGTCGCATCACTCCCGAGGCCATCGAGGCCTGCGCCGACATCCTCGACATCTCGGCGGCCGAGGTGAGCGGCGTCGCGACCTTCTACACGATGTACAAGCGGCACGGCGTCGGCGACTTCCACGTCGGCGTCTGCACCAACACGCTGTGCGCGGTCATGGGCGGCGACGCGATCTTCTCGCGCCTCAAGGAGCACCTCGGCGTCGGCAACGACGAGGTCGCCGAGAAGCGCCAGGGCGACCAGTACTCCGTCAGCCTCGAGCACGTCGAGTGCAACGCCGCCTGCGACTACGCCCCGGTCGTGATGGTCAACTGGGAGTTCATGGACAACCAGACCCCCGAGTCGGCGGTCACCATGGTCGAGTCGCTGCGCACCGGCAACGACGTCCACTCCACGCGCGGTCCCAAGCTGTGCACCTGGCGTGAGGCCGAGCGCGTGCTCGCCGGATTCCCCGACGGCCGGGTCGACGAGGGCCCCACCGCCGGCGAGGCGAGCCTCGCCGGGCTCCGCATCGCGCGCGAGCGCGGCTGGAAGGCTCCGGAGGGTACGGCGACCGCGGCCGCCGTCGCGGCTCCCGAGAGCAAGCAGGGCGCGGTCGCCGAGGCCGACACGAGTCGCGCCGAGTCCGAGACGGTCGACGAGAAGGCGAGCTCCACCGAGTCCGGGGCCGAGAAGAAGGAGGCGCAGTGACCGACGTGCTGACTCCGGTGCTCACGGACATGTGGGACGTCGACCGCGGGTGGACGCGGGCGGCGTACGAGGAGAAGGGCGGCTACGGCGCGCTCGACAAGGCGTTCGCGATGTCGCCCGACGACGTCATCACCGCCGTCAAGGACTCCGGCCTCCGCGGTCGCGGCGGCGCGGGCTTCCCGACCGGCATGAAGTGGTCGTTCATCCCGCAGGACAACCCCAAGCCCAAGTACCTCGTCGTCAACGCCGACGAGTCCGAGCCGGGCACCTGCAAGGACATCCCGCTGATGATGGGCAACCCGCACGTGCTCGTCGAGGGCGTGATCATCAGCTCCTACGCGATCCGCGCCAACAAGGCGTTCATCTACATCCGGGGCGAGGTCCTCCACGTGATCCGCCGGGTGCAGGCCGCCGTGCAGGAGGCCTACGACGCAGGCCACCTCGGCAAGAACATCCACGGCTCCGGCTACGACCTCGACGTCGTCGTGCACGCGGGCGCCGGCGCCTACATCTGCGGCGAGGAGACCGCGCTCCTCGAGGGCCTCGAGGGTCGGCGTGGTCAGCCGCGGCTCCGGCCGCCGTTCCCCGCCGTCGCCGGCCTCTACGCCAGCCCGACGGTCATCAACAACGTCGAGTCGATCAGCTCGGTGCCGAGCATCATCGCCAACGGTGCTGACTGGTTCGCGTCCATGGGCACCGAGAAGTCCAAGGGCTACGGCATCTTCTCGCTGTCCGGCCACGTGAAGCAGCCGGGTCAGTACGAAGCGCCCCTCGGCATCACCCTGCGCGAGCTGCTCGACCTCGCTGGCGGCATGCGCGCCGGCCACGACCTGAAGTTCTGGACCCCCGGCGGGTCCAGCACCCCGCTGCTGAACGCCGAGCACCTCGACGTACCGCTCGACTTCGAGGGCGTCGGCGCGGCCGGCTCGATGCTCGGCACCCGCGCGCTCCAGATCTTCGACGAGACCGTGTGCGTCGTGCGCGCGGTCCTGCGATGGACGGAGTTCTACAAGCACGAGTCCTGCGGCAAGTGCACGCCGTGCCGCGAGGGCACCTGGTGGCTGGTGCAGACGCTGGCCCGGCTCGAGAAGGGCGAGGGCAGCGAGGCCGACCTCGACCTGCTGCTCGACCAGTGCGACAACATCCTCGGCCGGTCGTTCTGCGCTCTCGGCGACGGCGCGACCAGCCCGATCTCGAGCTCGATCAACTACTTCCGCGACGAGTACCTCGCCCACCTGACGCAGGGCGGGTGCCCGTTCGACCCGGC
Proteins encoded in this region:
- the nuoE gene encoding NADH-quinone oxidoreductase subunit NuoE, giving the protein MALDDKTISELREIADRYPEKRSGLLPMLHLAQSVEGRITPEAIEACADILDISAAEVSGVATFYTMYKRHGVGDFHVGVCTNTLCAVMGGDAIFSRLKEHLGVGNDEVAEKRQGDQYSVSLEHVECNAACDYAPVVMVNWEFMDNQTPESAVTMVESLRTGNDVHSTRGPKLCTWREAERVLAGFPDGRVDEGPTAGEASLAGLRIARERGWKAPEGTATAAAVAAPESKQGAVAEADTSRAESETVDEKASSTESGAEKKEAQ
- the nuoF gene encoding NADH-quinone oxidoreductase subunit NuoF; its protein translation is MTDVLTPVLTDMWDVDRGWTRAAYEEKGGYGALDKAFAMSPDDVITAVKDSGLRGRGGAGFPTGMKWSFIPQDNPKPKYLVVNADESEPGTCKDIPLMMGNPHVLVEGVIISSYAIRANKAFIYIRGEVLHVIRRVQAAVQEAYDAGHLGKNIHGSGYDLDVVVHAGAGAYICGEETALLEGLEGRRGQPRLRPPFPAVAGLYASPTVINNVESISSVPSIIANGADWFASMGTEKSKGYGIFSLSGHVKQPGQYEAPLGITLRELLDLAGGMRAGHDLKFWTPGGSSTPLLNAEHLDVPLDFEGVGAAGSMLGTRALQIFDETVCVVRAVLRWTEFYKHESCGKCTPCREGTWWLVQTLARLEKGEGSEADLDLLLDQCDNILGRSFCALGDGATSPISSSINYFRDEYLAHLTQGGCPFDPARSTAWAGQEVHA